A stretch of DNA from Ctenopharyngodon idella isolate HZGC_01 chromosome 6, HZGC01, whole genome shotgun sequence:
GTCACGATCATGAATTGTGTGCTGACGATTAATTGTCATAAAAATCATTGAGATTAACAATAGAGCCCGACGATTAAACGTTAAAAGattgcgatctcgattcaaacacctaCGCGAtgttattcctaaatgacaatgatttgcctatgtctattaaacctttgacaagtccgatcacattcagatctgcgttctgatccagagagagccgttgtcatgtataggtatgaaacggcttcacaaacagtcttttcaaccacacagtatctttatttcagtcttacaataattcagattatcacagaagtactgggataaaagttaatattttggatataaacactgatgtctgcggtagtgatcaaaatagagtaaatcaccttttgaaagtaacttgacacTTCAAATGAAGATTTTATCAATTActttgttacaccagtaggtggcgacaagtgactgttaaaaaatatttttgtctttgtcattgaatcattcattcaagagagttgttcaaaaatgctgattcattcagtaatgaaacaagtgagatTATtattgagtcattgaatcattcattcaaactgattttaaaaataaataattcaaattaattaaatgttttaagtaGACtacagcaattaacattttgtcagaacttctagtaaattacatgttattttgtttagttgtcttttcagaatcatgggagtatcgaatggaagcttgtttctgccatgaaataaaaaataaaaaaggtaattgcgactttttatctcacaattctgacttttttctcagaattgcgagatataaactcaaaattgcaagttataaagtgagaattttgtgatattaagtcagaattgtgagttataaagtcagaattgcatgatataaactcaattctgagagaaaaaagtcagaattgcgactttataactcacaattgcgaaaaGAAaggtctgaattgtgagataaagtcaattgcctgttttttttttttttttatttagtggtggaaacaagcttccatagtatcGTGATCTctgttttcaaacaaaaattctcaatttatccagaatcatccagctctaattaattgaatttaatgAAGTTATAATTGTGATTAGATCAAATAACCATGATCATCAGGCGATTAATCAGTAATCGTGACAGGCCTACGTGATGCTCTTGTATCTGAGCTGCGTCTTTTGTAAATGTGGCTGGTTGTTGTTCTCAGGTCATGGGGCGGCTCATTGAGTTTGCGTACACGGCGAGCATCTCTGTTGGTGAGAAGTGTGTGATTCACGTGATGAACGGGGCCGTCATGTACCAGATCGACAGCGTGGTGAAGGCCTGTTGCGATTTCCTCGTGCAGCAGCTCGACCCAAGCAACGCTATCGGCATCGCCAACTTTGCCGAGCAGATCGGCTGCACGGAGCTTCATCAGAAGGCCAGAGAATACATCTACATGAACTTCAGTCAGGTCAGTGACACACACCTCTGAGTAAACCTGTACGATGGGAGTGTTCACCTTTTCTGCAGCATAGGACACTGAATCACCTGTTCAAGAACCCGTGTTGCAGTCTGCCaacagtagggctgcacgattaattaGAATAAAACCAAAATCGTGATACGGCTTAGTGCAATTGTCAAATCGCAAACATTGTgacttatttaaataaatacatgcgCTGTGTGTTTCAGAGGGAAGCGCGGCAGTGTgttaatttacatatgaacagcTCATGATCTGCCGGTGTTTTCAGCGTCTCAgagttcacagtaaatgctccACACCAACTCCATCTGCATCTGCTCTGAGTTTGAGTCGATTTAAGATGTCACATGCTCCAGCCATCTTCACAAACtcaacaaaagagaagctttatttatttatggctgtcttaatttcttcattttcaaacattaaatcatcaaacgtattttgacaaaaaaaaaacagtcagccTTAATGTGGTTTTCTGTCAAAATACGTTTGAtggtttaatgtttgaaaatgaagaaattaagcagccataaataaataatttaatataatttttgttataatttttttcttcaatactAAATCTTTTTATAGTAAATAATATTGCAATGCTAGTATTTCTTCATTACgtttttatttagaaattatttagtaataataataacaataataataataataattattattattattattattttatagccaTATTGAAATATAACCACAAATTGCACAACCCTACACACAAGCACAAGCACTTTCTGATCCTATTTAGGGCTGCCTtcaactaaagatttttctagtcgactagtagtcctttatttaagccattagtcacACGTTTCACATGTTAATCAcacgtttatattaatttaattacttaaatatatactggggcggatatatatatatgcctagTCTGCGCTCATGCGCACATCGACGCCTCCTCGTCGTGCAGTAAAGCGCGCTATAATTTAGCTGCCTTCcacactccacacaaacacttggatatgtgCCTAATAATatcgcacatttatctaggttaatgttagagcaagcagccatgtaaagttgctactacttaaatgttttaaataataagccatatttgaggtcgatggatgataggcgaatgtttggatttcctggCCGACTGTAATTACCAAAAGAACCTGCCGTTAATGATCTGTCCCTCACGGACTGCGTGAAtttgccacttcctgtggagttttctttttctttttctgcaactgactaagcctcttctcgaTCAATTAACATTTAGTcaactattagggggcagccccaatcttattataattaaactgGGTGTTTTTTGCTATAGTGCCTTTAAGATTTCTACATCTAAATGACCTCTATAATGGCTGGCTAACCTCTTCATATTTTAGTGAGTTTTTTTCTATCGGTTCAGTCTAGTTTTGACAGGAACAGCTCACGCTTTCACATGCTTTTCCATTCTTCTCGTACGTTTGCTGTTCAGGAACAATAATATCTGTCCTGCTTCTTCATAACATCACTGTGGACCAAGTTTCTGATCTCTGATGTGTTATTGTGGATGGTCATGTTTCATTTTTCATCAAGTTCCAGATATTGGATCAAGTCATTTATGCAGTTTAGTTTCAGTAATTGCTCATTTTAGGAagaggaagttttgagttctcaCAGGATGTTTCATAGTACAATGAACTCTAATTTCAAATTATCAAAGATAACTTGATTCCTCATCATGATGTTTACACAGTAGTGAACATTCTGTCACCATtcactcacactcatgttgttaTGTAAGTGAACTGTCTatttaaaggcccgttcacaccaagaacggtAACTAAAttagcaggatggattctgattggcttcaATATCATTCgtcagataaaaaaaattcactccaaaagtgattccaacaattaatttctctgtgccgttatcaatatagttgtggtgtggactctccTAATATTTTAGAGCAACTTTTAGAACTGTATCTGTAtcgttattgttatatttaGCATGCTTTTGTTTGAACaggccttaaaggattagttcacttcagaattaaaatttcctgatcatttaccaatccccatgtcatccaagatgtttatgtctttctttcttcagtcgaaaagaaattaaggtttttgaggaaaaaaattccaggatttttctccatatagtggacttcactggggttcaacaggttgaacgtccaaattgcagtttcaatgcagcttcaaagggatcccagacgaggaataagggtcttatctagtgaaacgattggtatatttatatactttttaagcacaaatgctcatcttgcactgctctgcgatgcggcacacattacgtaatcatgttggaaaggtcacgtgtgaagTAAGTGAaagtactgatccagtgtctacaaagcgaacatgcaaagattaagccaaacggtctttacaaaaaaaaggtaaaacaacattattggatgattttgaagttggaggagaaaattagatggagtttttcactcTACCGTGGTACTTCggcctacgtcacgcatgatctttccaacatgattacgtaatgcctgccgcatcgcagagcagtgcaagacaagcatttgtgcttaaaaagtatatcaattttattttttagaaaatgagtgatcgtttcgctagatgagacccttattcctcgactgggatcgtgtagagccctttgaagctgcactgaaactgcaatttggaccttcaacctgttgaaccacagtgaagtccactgtatggagaaaaatcctggaatgtttacctcaaaaaccttaatttcttttcaactgaagaaagaaagacatgaacatcttggatgacatgggggtgagtaaattatcaggaaattttaattctgaagtgaactaattctttaagggAAGTAAATGTTTTGATACTGATCCGATGAGATGAATCATGTGAATTCATCTCATCGGATCAGTATCAAAACATTCTCTCAATCTCTCTCAGGTGGCTACGCAGGAGGAGTTCTTCAACCTTACTCAGTGTGAGCTGGTGACGCTGATCAGCCGCGATGAGCTGAATGTGCGCTGTGAGTCCGAGGTGTTTCGTGCATGCGTGGAGTGGGTTCAGTACGACCGCGAGAACCGCCGGCCTTATGTGCAGGCGCTGCTGCAGGCCATCCGCTGCCACTCACTCACACCTAACTTCCTGCGCCGGCAGCTCGAGCACTTCGAGTGGGACGCTCAGAGTAAAGATTACCTGTCCCAGATCTTCCAGGATCTCACGCTGCACAAGCCCACCAAAGTCATTCCCTGCCGGACGCCCAAAGTCCCGCAGCTCATCTACACGGCTGGCGGATATTTCCGCCAGTCGCTCAGCTACCTGGAGGCATTTAACCCCTGCACGGGTGCGTGGCTGCGATTGGCCGATCTGCAGACACCCCGCAGCGGGCTGGCAGCGTGCGTCATCAGCGGTCTGCTGTACGCGGTGGGCGGGAGGAATAATGCTCCGGATGGCAACATGGACTCCAACACGCTGGACTGTTACAACCCCATGAATAACTGCTGGCTGCCCTGCGCGCCCATGAGCGTCCCGCGCAACCGCATTGGTGTGGGCGTCATCGACGGCATGATCTACGCAGTGGGCGGCTCGCATGGATGCATCCATCACAACAGTGTGGAGAGGTGAGATGGGGCAGATTTCACCTGCAGTGCCTGTTATCTTCTTGAGCTTGTGTTGTTGATGTGTTTTATCTTTTATCTCTTCAGCACTAAACCAACATCTCTTTGCAGCGGGTCAGATCACATTGTTTCCAGTAATCATGCAGTTTCCCATTTATAATGTCCCGGCACAGTTTCATTatgaactgaaaatatttttacacttctcattataacataaaatatcTCTAAACGGAGTTTGTACAAGGTGCTTGAAGTACTTGAATTTGACGAAATTTAAGTCCTGGAAAACCCTTGATAACAGCCATATTTATGCGCTTGAATTATTGAAAGACGTGTAATTATGTGAAattattgtttcattttattgattAAACAATCTTTGAATGCGAAAATTAACTCTACAGCCCATCTGATATAGATCTAGAGCCATTTCGCATGGTTATGAgcgtgatattgctcatataaatATCCAAGTATATGATACAGCTTTCATTTTTCAGGTCAATTATATattcatgagaaaaaaaaatcagttcgAATAAGGAATCTTGGTCATAGTATCCTTTCATTGGTTAAAGTTACCACAGTGCTACACTTTATTTGTACCATTTTGTttcattagtttatttttatcgTTTTACCTTTTTTAGAATTTGAAAGATAATAAAGAGATTGTTTGAGAAGTGAGATCTCTGATTATAGTCCATGAAAACCAAAAATGTAGTCCTTGAAAGTAATTCATATTACATTATCTGTACGAACCCTGTCTAACATTAAGTTTTGCACCATTGCTTTTAGGGCAATCTGAGTAAACGGAAAAAAAGTGCCTGCAGGATTCTTTaggtaaacaaattaaatatatgaacagatcctttcttaactgctgttttctcaccactgTTGTGTTTTTGAATTAAGAGGAAAGCTCACagcatatatttacatattcatctaaacattgccaaagtccctttcaaggaaagtctgttcactcgccACCGGCCATATTTGCAGTGCCGCCTGACAGCTATTGTGTGTTCCGTCTACttgaaattacaaaaaattgtTTGAAACACTcacatttaaattacatatttcaaatcagcaacaaaatctgacatgactGTCTCATAAATGTTGTATCTTAGGCTCAAATAGCTTTTAAAAAGCTTCTATTTCAGGCTGGACCAGCCAATGTGCATATCCAACTGGAGCACCTAACAGCAGCtacagtgacgcaatgactttaccaatcagcaattggctcttttatttagaatgCGGGACTTATTCCTCCATATTGCGTGTTgtactttctcccattcatttgCAATGTGAGTGCACCatctttgtatatctaaagtctttgacGTCGCTCTCAGCAGCTTGGGCAACGTTGggatgttcgctaacagtatgtcgctgcaaaggtatttcaaacttcttttttcCCCTAAGAATGAAACGAATGAAAAAAAGAACTTCACCATTAGTATATCTGTACCTTAAGTGTGCTCTTAAACCCCGTTCACACTGCCAGAAACTTTGTCGTTGCATGTCATTAGTGGGCGTCCCCACATCTGGTTCACAGATTTCATTCCATGTTGTAGACAACGAATCAGTTTCCTTGCtgctaaaaacaaacattttggagGGGAAAgactaaatataaatttaaaatcaacttctCCATTTTGCCGCCGTACTGTCGCCAATGGTCACTGTTGTTCACATTGCCTGAAATTGCCAGCTCTCCATTGAAATGAATGGGATCATGTCACTTTGCTGCTGCATGTCGATGGATTTAGAAACAATGTCACTCACCGAGTATTGGATTTTGGTATGGATTATTTTGCAAACAACAGCAATCTTGTTGATCCCCcttaagtatctttttataATGAAAGCCAAAATGAGTCCACACTTCAGCTCTGTACACCGCGGTGGGAGCTGGTATAATTTATTCATCTTCTATTGGTGGTTACTTGTATGCTTGGTTTTCTAATGCTCTTTTCACGCCAGTGAGGAAGAAAACACCTAAAACCCCTTATGCATCCACATAACAATGGTCTGTTATCACACTTCCTTTGTGATGTTTGTGGAGATTAGTGATGAATAATAGATGACAAACATTATTCTGTAAGGAAGTGGAACCAGCTATTAATAGATATTTAAACACTATGAATTTTTGAGTGAGTTACTGTAGTTATGAAAGacacatctgtctgtctgtctgactgtctgtcagGTGTGTTACATGTAAATCAGTTATGGGTCTGTTGTGTTTTACTTCCTCAAGATGTGATGACTGCCATAAATAACCACAGctaaaataataacaaacatactcacttattatatttaatgagcTCTAGTGACATGGAGTGATAATGTCATGTGTTAGTACGTGTTTGTCATGTCTAACTTCATGTCAGTTGGATTTAATATTGattcatttggatatatatcagatacagtacatctcaaagaaaaaatatctcaactaatgctgtaaactatacagggaaccctatCAGTCTGtacattactaaaatattactggttaaaattaactaatttgtATACAAAAGTTTACATTACTCATAAAGgagattttataatattaacattaaaataacatttttaaacaacagttatGTAAGAAAGCacttcaaaaaaatgaaaatataaaagtttatagaagtttaaatgtactgttaatcaaatgtactgtactaagtattttatataaatatattttacaaaaatgattttactctaaaattgatataaaataaaagccatATGTCTATTTGAAGTTATCTCAAAAATTAAAGTTCCCATGAGATTTCATTTAGGGATTTCATATAGCCACCAGGTGTCATCCACAttccattgatttttttttaaggcattATCATTGTAGAAAATTAAGACATTTCTGTCCAAATATCACTTCTATCACAAAACAGACATCAAATATGGAAGCTTGAGATTCAGACCTCTCTGACgatatgtgttttgtcaagattagtAAAGTTTTGACTATCAAtaagttaaaataaatgttttaatatgaaACATGTCTATGCCCACTAGGGGGAGGAGCCCGCTAAAAGAATTTAAAGTACTATTTCCATGGTAACACAATTTCAAAatggttttcacaggatgaattcTTGAGTTTTTAAGCTTTCGaaatgatacctaatttatgatgattaataaaatatttgatacaaaaaaaaggcaataaataaaaacagcgcCAAGCATCCTGAGAAATGGATATTTTTAACCCATCCCTAGTCCGTATGAAAGCATGTTTGTTCATGTTGTGTGTTTCAGGTATGATCCGGAGCGAGACTGCTGGCAGCTAGTGGCGCCTATGCTGACGCGACGTATCGGTGTAGGTGTGGCTGTGATCAACCGTCTGCTGTATGCGGTGGGCGGCTTTGATGGGACTCACCGGCTGAGCTCGGCCGAATGCTACAACCCCGAGAAAGATGAATGGAGGAGTGTGGCGTCCATGAACACAGTCCGCAGCGGTGCAGGTGAGATCCAACAGAGACAGTTTGCATAAAGCTCCAAATGTTATTGTGCCCTGCGACTTatctaaaaatctaaattttaaattttaaaattatttactttcccttatgtcattccaaaccagttCATTCTTCCATGTGAcgtgacggtatcaaattttgctgaagcttttatcacggtgTACGGTtttatcacgatattgaaatacGTTGCAAAAAAAGTGACGTACTATTACAGGTTTACTAACTTTGTCTAGTAACAAAAAgaactgaacatttaaatacaataaagcaatacacaaaaatgtatgaagtaaacaaatgtttcaaacagattaaagtgcaaaagaattataaGGAACATAAgctctttacaataaggtctcattaattaattttaattaatgcattaactaacattaacaataagCATTAGCTGTTACAGAAGTTATTGTTCTTTGTTAAAGTTAGTCGAAAAATAcaactgttagttcatgttagctcaggtccattaaataatacacttaaaatttttggtttttaatagtgttattaaatgttgaaattaacatttactaagattaataaatgctttagaagtatttttcattgtcagctGTGATGAACACCACAGCgaatacaaaaatctgaatgactgtttgaaacatttaaatactgtagtaggcagctgctttgtttatgggGGTTACTGGGGTAACtgctgcatttctgctgttccatcagcgctATCTGCTGTCAGAGTGAatgtgcattttcattcagcgcgtctccttcactcgttctGCCATGCGCTTCTCACCCCTTATTTACACTGCACGCGTCTACGGCGCGTTACGGCTCTGACGCGGCCACCCTagtcaatgcttttgtgttcaCACGCCATGACATGTCACGTTTCAGAAGCGGCTCGCCGCACCGCTTCGCTGAATGTAGGCGCCAAGTCTATTTTTGACGGATGCCGCGTCCAAGCCGCGCtgctcaaatacaaaataaagtcaaaacaaTCACCCTGTGTAGACTCCTGCTCATATTTTACATCACTAGGAGGTCAGAAATTGACGACAAGAGATTCGAAGttgaaaaaattgaaaatattttgtccTTGTCCTTGTAAAGTTTTCttaaaatgcattctaaaaattggaataattcataataattattcacagtattttgaagtgcctaaggtaacaatatcgtgcatg
This window harbors:
- the keap1b gene encoding kelch-like ECH-associated protein 1B; its protein translation is MYAASGMTECKAEVTPSERNGHRVFSYTLESHTAAAFTIMNELRLERQLCDVTLRVKYNELEAVDFVAHKVVLASSSPVFRAMFTNGLKECGMEVVPIEGIHPKVMGRLIEFAYTASISVGEKCVIHVMNGAVMYQIDSVVKACCDFLVQQLDPSNAIGIANFAEQIGCTELHQKAREYIYMNFSQVATQEEFFNLTQCELVTLISRDELNVRCESEVFRACVEWVQYDRENRRPYVQALLQAIRCHSLTPNFLRRQLEHFEWDAQSKDYLSQIFQDLTLHKPTKVIPCRTPKVPQLIYTAGGYFRQSLSYLEAFNPCTGAWLRLADLQTPRSGLAACVISGLLYAVGGRNNAPDGNMDSNTLDCYNPMNNCWLPCAPMSVPRNRIGVGVIDGMIYAVGGSHGCIHHNSVERYDPERDCWQLVAPMLTRRIGVGVAVINRLLYAVGGFDGTHRLSSAECYNPEKDEWRSVASMNTVRSGAGVCALGNYIYVMGGYDGTNQLNTVERYDVETDSWSFTSSMRHRRSALGVTAHHGRIYVLGGYDGNTFLDSVECFNPETDTWTEVTNMTSGRSGVGVAVTMEPCQKGLSPCQKH